TTTTTCGGAAATTAACCATGTGACGGTGATGATAGAAATCGCATTTTCAAGCGCAGGACTTATACCAGAATTGTCTTTTGGCACCCACTTTTTTCAAGACTTAGTGGAAACAGATATATTTTACGTTGCTCTTTTTCCAGAAAAAAACAATGTATTTTTTAACCACCTATTAATGAATGATCATCCAAATATTTTTAATCAACTGTGCCCCGATAAACTTCAATTTGAAGAGATTATCAAAGTATATGATTTCACCAATAAAGATTTAGTGATTATGTCTGATATCCTCTCTCAAAATGTAGTATGTTTTTTAGAAGAAAAGTAAGAAACGAGAAAAAATGCGCTGGCTTACAGAATATTTTTCTATAAACCAGCGCATTTTACTTCTATTTATAGCCTCTTTCAAGACTACTACTTTCATAAAGGGATCCTTTAAGATACCTTCTTTTATTATCCTTTAAATATATATCTATAAATCTTAGTATATTATAATATACCCTGAGCGTACATTGCATCAGCAACCTTTAGGAATCCAGCTATATTAGCACCTACCATAAGATTATTTTCATAGCCGTACTCTTTTGCAGCTTCACTTGCATTTGTATAAATATTTACCATGATTTCCTTAAGCTTAGCATCAACTTCTTCAAATGTCCAAGCATACCTCATACTATTTTGACACATTTCAAGTCCTGAAGTAGCAACGCCTCCAGCATTAGCAGCCTTTGCAGGGCCAAAGACAACGCCATTTTCAAGAAGTACTTCTATTGCTTCAGGAGTTGTTGGCATATTGGCACCTTCACCAACTGCAAAACAGCCATTGGCAACTAATGTCCTTGCCGCCTCTTCATCAAGCTCGTTCTGCGTAGCACAAGGAAGTGCTATATCACACTTTTCTGACCAAACACCAGCACAACCTTCAGTATACCTTGCGTTTGGATGGTATTTTACATATTCACTTATTCTTTTTCTCTCAACTTCCTTAATTCGTTTTAAAGTATCTACATTAATGCCATCAGGATCATATATATATCCGTTGGAATCACTCACAGTCACAGGCTTGCCACCTAGTTGATATACCTTTTCAGCTGCATAAATAGCAACATTACCAGAACCAGAAATAGCAACAGTAGTACCCTCAAAAGACTTACCTTTGATAGACTTCATTGCTTCCTCCATGAAGTAGCAAAGGCCATAACCAGTAGCCTCTGTTCTTACAAGGCTTCCACCCCAAGTTAATCCTTTTCCGGTTAATACGCCTGTAAAATCATTTCTGATTTTTCTATACATACCATATAAATAACCAATTTCACGCCCACCAACACCAATGTCTCCTGCTGGAACATCTGTGTTTTCTCCTATATGTCTATAAAGTTCTGACATAAAACTCTGACAGAATCTCATAATTTCTCCGTCTGATTTTCCTTTAGGATCAAAATCACTTCCACCTTTACCGCCACCCATTGGTAGTCCAGTTAATGAGTTTTTAAATATCTGTTCAAAGCCTAAAAATTTTATAATGCCAATATAAACGGATGAATGGAATCGTAAACCACCTTTATAAGGACCAATTGCACTGTTAAATTGAACTCTGAATCCTCTATTTACCTGAACTTTGCCATTGTCATCTACCCATGGTACACTAAAAATCACTTGTCTCTCAGGCTCAACAATTCTATCGAATATTCCTGCTTCAACCCACTGTGGATTTCTTTCTGCTACTGGTTCTAAAGATTCTAAAACTTCTTTTACTGCCTGATGAAACTCTGGCTCATTTGGATTTCTTTTAACAACCTTCTCCATAATATTTTCTAATAACTTCATTGCTATCAAACTCCTAAATTTAGATTAAGTAATAAAACTGCTTGCAAGCAAATTACTTTCGTATAATTTATACAAAATGTATAATAATGAATTATAACAAAATTAAAAACCATTTGCAAGATATAATATTCTAAATTTTCCAAACCATGATAATTTTTTTGTATACAATCTAACTGTCAGATTTTTCCTACTAAAATAATCACTCTTAGTTAAGAGATTTTATTAATTGTTTCAGTTCCTCTTTTGTTAAATTCCTCCACGCTCCTACTTTTAATTCCTCTAATTTAATATTCATAATCCGTATTCTTTTAAGCTTCTCTACCCTATAACCAAAGACCTGACACATTCTTCGGATTTGTCGATTAAGCCCCTGCGTAAGAATAATTTTAAATACCCGTTCATTGATATATTTTATCTTACAAGGCTTTGTTTTTTTACCAAGAATATTTACACCACTAGCCATTTCCTGTAGAAAAGTCTTCGTAATTGGCTTATTGACTGTCACAACATATTCCTTCTCATGGTTATTTTCTCCCCGCAAAATTTTATTTACGATATCACCATCGTTCGTAAGCAAGATTAAACCTTCAGAATCCTTGTCTAATCTGCCTATTGGAAAAATTCGTTCTGGATGATTAACAAAATCTACAATATTCCCTGCCACATGTTTTTCCGTGGTAGAGGTAATTCCCACCGGCTTATTTAATGCAATATAGATTGGACTTTTCTTAGCACCAATAGACTTACCATCAATATGTACAAGGTCTCCAATTCCTACGATACTACCCAGTTCAGCAATAGCCCCATTAATGGTTACCCTTTTTGCCTCAATCAGTTTATCCGCTTCTCTCCTTGAACAAATCCCTGTTTCACTAATAAATTTATTAATTCTCACTCAAAATTACCCTCTCTATTTGCTCACTCACAGCTGCCCGGAGCTTATTTTGCCTTAATTTTTCCTTTAGGAGATACTCTTTCTTCTCTAAGCGTTAACCTAGACAGAACTCTAAAATCAGGTAGAGTACTCCATCTGATTCTTAGATATTACGGCTTGTTGCTAGAAGTTCTCATCATTTTGCTTCAGAATCACTACATCCTTCGATGTTATTTTTCCCGAAGCATAGGATTACATACCATAGAAAAAACAACAATGTGACAGAGCGGTGGGCTCTGTCACATGATTAATAAAAAGCTGGCTTAAACGAAACTACCAAAAAGTGTTTTTATCATCTGTTTTTATAAAATTAACTGCTTCATGATCTCATGACTTCTTTTAATAAAGTTTGTCATAGCTTCTGGTGAAAGTGGCTTATGGCCCATCACTGCTAAATCATACACCTGTTGAACAATGCAATTTAACAATTCTGTTTCTTCCTCAGCATGTTCTAAAATATACTGAATAAGAGGATGCTTTTTATTCAAAACAAGTATTTCTTCTGTTGGCATTGCACCCATATTCAGTCCGCCCATACTATATCTCTTCATCATTTCTTGCATTCTTCTGCTTTCTTCAGAAAGAATAATCATCCCTGCAACATCTTGAGATTTTAAGCTTTCAAGTTGAACTTTACAGTCTTCCTTACCAAGGGTTTTGCTAAAAACCTTTGTCAAAGTTTCTGCTTCTTTGGTACTGCTTTCTCCATCCGTTGCTTGGTCTTTATCCTTCATTAATTCTGTAATATTTGAATCTACTCTTTTAAAACCAATATCCTTCTTTTTCATCTCCATATGAGATATAAAGGCGGAATCAATATTATGATCTAAGATTACAGCCTCTAGCTCATATTCCTGTAGCATTTTAATATATTGCGCCTGTTGTACATCATCAGAGACATAATAAACTTGCTTGTCTAGCTTTTCCCCATATTTTTCAAGATATTCTTCCAATGTAATATACTGCTGGTTGGTAGTTTTATAGAGTATAATTGACGCTACCTTTTCATAAAACTTGCTATCCTTCAACACGCCATATTTAATAAATGGGCTAATGTCCTCCCAAAATTTTTCAAAACCTTCTCGTTCTGATTTAAAAAGACTATTTAATTTATCTGCTACCTTTTTCGTAATATAATCAGATATTTTTCTTGTAAAGCCATCGTTCTGTAAAAAGCTTCTAGATACATTTAGTGGCAAATCAGGACAATCAATCACGCCCTTTAGAAGCAATAAAAACTCTGGAATAACTTCTTTAATATTATCTGCTACGAAAACCTGATTGTTGTATAGCTTAATACGGCCTTCCATGGTATCGAACTCTGTATTTAGTTTAGGGAAGTAGAGAATTCCTTTTAAATTAAATGGATAATCCATATTAAGATGGATCCAGAAAAGAGGTTCTTGAAAATCTCTAAAGGTTTTTCTGTAAAATTCCTTGTATTCCTCATCTGTACAACTGCTTGGCTGCTTGGAATACAATGGCGTTACATCGTTTAGTACTTCAGGTTCCTCAACAATAAGGTTCCCGTCTTTGTCTTTTTCTGGTTCTTTATCAGCCACTTCAAAATAAATAGGGTAAGGCATAAAGGAACAATATTTTTCAATAGTAGACTTTACCGTATACTCGTTTAAAAAATCTCCTCCTTCTTCCCCTAGATACAAGGTAATCTCTGTACCTCTTTCGTCTTTACTACTGTTTTCCATTTCAAACTCTGTTCTGCCGTCGCAACGCCATTTAACTGCTAGAGCATCTTGCTTATAGGACAAAGTATTAATTTCAACAGTTTCTGCTACCATAAAAGAAGAGTAGAAACCAAGGCCAAAATGCCCAATAATTTGATCTACATCACCTTTGTCCTTATAGGTTTTTAAGAAATCCTCCGCTCCCGAGAAAGCAATTTGATTAATATATTTTTTCACTTCCTCCTCCGTCATACCTATACCATTATCAATAAATTTCAAGGTTTTAGCTGTTTTATTTAAGACAACCTTTACTTGAAAATCTGTATTATCACCTAAATCTGCTTCTCCTAAGCTGCTTAATCTTTTCACCTTGGTGATAGCATCACAAGCATTTGAAATTAGCTCTCGGATGAAGATATCCTGATCTGAATATAACCATTTTTTAATGATAGGAAAAATATTTTCGCTGTGAATTGATAAATTTCCTTTTTCTTTATTCATATAATATCCTCCTTATCACTTCATATGATTTATGTAACGATTTATTTATAGATACAAAGTACAGCCTCGATTCTTTGTACAAATCTATATTACAACTATATGAATTTTTAGTCAATAGAAAATTAGCACTCACTTAGACTGAGTGCTAATTTTTCATTCGCTTCTTATAAAAATAGAAGCCTATCCTTATTAAAGGTAAGCTTCTATAAAAGAAGTATTATTTAGCTATTATGTTTTATTTTAAATTAGTATTTATAAACCCCTCTATTAAGAGCATCTCTAACAGCAGAGATAACTTTTCCAGATCTAAGGGTAGCCCCTGTAAAAGCATCTACATCCTCTGTAACAACATTCCCTGGTTCGTATAAATGATGTAAGCTTTCACGAATATCCTTCCCAACAAGATGGTGGATCAACTGTTCGTATTGTCCTCTTAAGCCTATCATGACTTCATCTTCTTTTTCTGTTCGATAATCCTTGCCACCGTGGTAGAGTTGCCTAAAACTAATGTCTGTCACAATATTGTTTTCAAGCTTAAACTCAACAGAGACCTGAATATCACCTCTATCTGCAAACATTCCTCTATAAGTTCCATCTTCATAATTATGTAAATGATTTATCTGTGTTTCTGTTGCCACCGTCTTCCCACCAATATGAATAGAAGAAGTATCTCCATCCCATTTTACTTCTTTTCCAAGAGTTTCTGATACAAACTTTAATGGTACATAGGTTCTTCCGTTGTAGATAAATCCAGCTTGGTCGGTAGGTGGTGCTTTTTCTATGCCATCAACATAATACTTTAGTGGTCGAAAAGAAACCTCTATTTGTGTTCCAGTAGCATAAGCTATGCCTGTCATCAAAGTAACACCTACCATTAAACCAGAAATAAACTTTTTCATCTGAATCCTCCTTTGCTGTCATCAAGTACTGGTTTGCACTTTAAATCTACTCCATGTAATCACATATTTCTGTGTTTTTTTCTTTTTTAGCAACCCCCTTTTTGAAAATATATAATATATGATAATGATAACCGTTGTCATATATTATATATTTTTGTTTCTCTGTTGTCAATATTTGTGTATATTTTAAAAATAAAAAAATTTTAGATGGTCTCTATTTTTATTTTATCAGCTTTAAGTAAATTCCCTTTTGTGCTTATTTACAAATTTCTTTTTTGAAGTTCTGTCAAGTGCGTACTTTCCACTTATTTCTATTTGGTTAAAATAATGCCTTTTCAACTACTCTGAATGCTCACCTAGTTTTTGAAAAAATTCTTAATATTTCTAGTTGAATAGATGATAGTAAATTTTTTTAAAAGTAAATACTATCTAAAGAGAGGAGGTGATACAATGAAAGCTGAAAAATTTAAGTTCAAAGGTGACGCAAAAGCTAAAGGTAAAGAGATTCATAAGTCAATTGCAGCGTTAGACGGAGTAAAGGCTGTAAGAGTAGATTCTTTTGCCAATACTGTAACTGTAGATTACGATGAAAATAAAATCTCATCATCAGATATAAAGTCTAAATTAACATAAAACAAATTTTTCCCAATAAGTAGCGATTCCTTTCTGACAGGACTTATAAGTCTAGTCAGAAAGGAATACTTTTACAATCATATCCTTAAAAAGGTTATTGGTATAAGAAAACATATGACCGTCATTATATTACAGTTTTTAACTGTGTAGCTCTTCTGGTTGAAGCTTTTTCATTCCTGCTATTTGAGATAAAGAAAATAGCAGCAATCCAGCCCAAATAAATCCAAAACTAATAAAGTGTGTCCTAGTAAATTCTTCATGGTATAGAAAAACACCAAGAATTAGGCTAATAGTAGGTGTGACATATTGAAAAAA
The sequence above is drawn from the Clostridium formicaceticum genome and encodes:
- the gdhA gene encoding NADP-specific glutamate dehydrogenase, with amino-acid sequence MKLLENIMEKVVKRNPNEPEFHQAVKEVLESLEPVAERNPQWVEAGIFDRIVEPERQVIFSVPWVDDNGKVQVNRGFRVQFNSAIGPYKGGLRFHSSVYIGIIKFLGFEQIFKNSLTGLPMGGGKGGSDFDPKGKSDGEIMRFCQSFMSELYRHIGENTDVPAGDIGVGGREIGYLYGMYRKIRNDFTGVLTGKGLTWGGSLVRTEATGYGLCYFMEEAMKSIKGKSFEGTTVAISGSGNVAIYAAEKVYQLGGKPVTVSDSNGYIYDPDGINVDTLKRIKEVERKRISEYVKYHPNARYTEGCAGVWSEKCDIALPCATQNELDEEAARTLVANGCFAVGEGANMPTTPEAIEVLLENGVVFGPAKAANAGGVATSGLEMCQNSMRYAWTFEEVDAKLKEIMVNIYTNASEAAKEYGYENNLMVGANIAGFLKVADAMYAQGIL
- the rluF gene encoding 23S rRNA pseudouridine(2604) synthase RluF — encoded protein: MRINKFISETGICSRREADKLIEAKRVTINGAIAELGSIVGIGDLVHIDGKSIGAKKSPIYIALNKPVGITSTTEKHVAGNIVDFVNHPERIFPIGRLDKDSEGLILLTNDGDIVNKILRGENNHEKEYVVTVNKPITKTFLQEMASGVNILGKKTKPCKIKYINERVFKIILTQGLNRQIRRMCQVFGYRVEKLKRIRIMNIKLEELKVGAWRNLTKEELKQLIKSLN
- the htpG gene encoding molecular chaperone HtpG yields the protein MNKEKGNLSIHSENIFPIIKKWLYSDQDIFIRELISNACDAITKVKRLSSLGEADLGDNTDFQVKVVLNKTAKTLKFIDNGIGMTEEEVKKYINQIAFSGAEDFLKTYKDKGDVDQIIGHFGLGFYSSFMVAETVEINTLSYKQDALAVKWRCDGRTEFEMENSSKDERGTEITLYLGEEGGDFLNEYTVKSTIEKYCSFMPYPIYFEVADKEPEKDKDGNLIVEEPEVLNDVTPLYSKQPSSCTDEEYKEFYRKTFRDFQEPLFWIHLNMDYPFNLKGILYFPKLNTEFDTMEGRIKLYNNQVFVADNIKEVIPEFLLLLKGVIDCPDLPLNVSRSFLQNDGFTRKISDYITKKVADKLNSLFKSEREGFEKFWEDISPFIKYGVLKDSKFYEKVASIILYKTTNQQYITLEEYLEKYGEKLDKQVYYVSDDVQQAQYIKMLQEYELEAVILDHNIDSAFISHMEMKKKDIGFKRVDSNITELMKDKDQATDGESSTKEAETLTKVFSKTLGKEDCKVQLESLKSQDVAGMIILSEESRRMQEMMKRYSMGGLNMGAMPTEEILVLNKKHPLIQYILEHAEEETELLNCIVQQVYDLAVMGHKPLSPEAMTNFIKRSHEIMKQLIL
- a CDS encoding stalk domain-containing protein; its protein translation is MKKFISGLMVGVTLMTGIAYATGTQIEVSFRPLKYYVDGIEKAPPTDQAGFIYNGRTYVPLKFVSETLGKEVKWDGDTSSIHIGGKTVATETQINHLHNYEDGTYRGMFADRGDIQVSVEFKLENNIVTDISFRQLYHGGKDYRTEKEDEVMIGLRGQYEQLIHHLVGKDIRESLHHLYEPGNVVTEDVDAFTGATLRSGKVISAVRDALNRGVYKY
- a CDS encoding heavy-metal-associated domain-containing protein, with the translated sequence MKAEKFKFKGDAKAKGKEIHKSIAALDGVKAVRVDSFANTVTVDYDENKISSSDIKSKLT